The genome window ACCATACAACCCAGCTGATGGGCCCATGTAAGGGGCAACAGTAGGACTCTGGCCCACCATGCCATAGGGCACAGCTGACAAGCTCCCATATGAAGCTGGATGCTCTGGCAACAAACCTGCTGACTGTAGATGAGATTGTTGATATTGGGGAATTGTTGAATTCATGCCACCAACATTTATTGGTGCTGCTGCAGGACTAACTGGAGAATCCATTCGAGGACGCTTGTTTCCACTCTGTTGCTGCTGCTGGTGCCGGTGCTGCTGTGGCTGATAAGATTTGGCAGGAGGAGCTGCTGCAGGTTTTTTGATGTTTTCTGCCCGCTTCTGCAGCTTCTCGATAAGCCCTTCAAGGTCTGCCCGTGGATACTCAGAATCAAGATTGTGGTCTTCAATAACTTTAATAACTGACTTCAATGCACCCACTTCTTTGGCTATGCCCTCATTCTGTAAGAAACTTAGTAAGTATATCCGCAGgacatttgattttgaattacaCATGGTATAATGGAAATCATGCAAGGCAGTGGAAAATTACCAATGACTTGCGAGAATGATTTCCGTCGTTGACAACTTTCCTAGCAGCCTTCTTGGCATCCTCTAAATGGGCTTTCAAGAGGGGGACTGGTGGAAACTTTTCAGTCAgctcaaattcaaaaataaatttgacagcCTGAAGTTGCTTTCCCTTACTTACAAGTTTCTGAATGAGATCTGCAGagcaccaaaaaataaaatcatttgaattttacttCAGATTACCCAAGAGCAGGCACCAAAATTCTCCATATGACAGTTTACATCCAAGACAGTGATCCTCCTGTGATCAAATATTGTAAAGCTTTGAAAAGCTTAACAGCGATTTGTAAACCCTGCCTCAAAAGAAGTTCACACATGCATAGCAATGCTGACATGAATCAAGTATATGCTAAACAAGACAATATTACAACAATTCCAGAAACCTAATCTCTCCTTCTATACTTCCTTTGAACCCAATAAAAAGGTCATACTCACTGCAGAGCAGGTATTAGGAGAGGTAGACAGGTAGTTGGTAAGCATCCTTACTCCCAATTTTGGAGAGGCTAATTCCTAGACTCAAACCCACAACACATCACTTGGCTGGAGGACACCTGCCATCGCACCAAGGTCCAACTGCTTTCTACTGAATACATTAAATCTTCTTGAGATGCTGTGTGATTAATAAGACAAAATGGGCTCTCAATATTCTCTTCGTGCCTTTTTAATCTCCATTATTTCTACGGCTTTGAGAGGGCTAGAGGGTACCATGCCCATGATTTTCAATTAGCCTTTCTAAACATAAACAACAGCTTGCATTATTCCATTCTGTCACCAAGTTCCCAATTCAAATTTAATGTTAGAAATTCAAGTTTTATACTTTCCTTTCTCTTAATCAGGATAACTAATTATTTATGTTAGAAAGATTATTCTAAGtggaatttttgaaatattccACTACATTTAACTTCTTACTATAATATCAAGACTTGGCCTTGCCCCATCATGGCCGTCAGTACTTGGTACCTGGCAACAACTTACACTAAAGGTTCTGTTGCAGGGCCTATATTGGCAAATTTAAGACTGAAAAACCACCTGTATTTGACAGGCCTCCGCTAACTAATAAAAGTCGATACAGAACCGAAAATTCTTGTTTATGTTGACATTATGATCAATGTACCATAGACATACACACATTACAAGTATGATAATAGAAAGATAAAACATCAAACACAATCAGCTAAGACATTCTACATAACAAGCAGCACACAACATTAAAGCAAAACCACAATTTAATCAGCTTACCGGCAGCTTTATCCCCCAAACCAAAAACTTTGCATAACACTGCAGACTGCCGATACTGCGCAATGATAACAAGATAATCCACAAGGTCATCCTCATCGAAGACGGACCGCAACCCATAGGCCGCCACCAAATGCAGCAACCCCAGCACCTCAAACGTGTGCATCTCAATGTTTCTCTCCTTCCCTATCCACTTCAGAGCCAACTCCTTGGCTCTCTCCCTCACTTCCTCACTCACATTGGCCTTAATCTTCATAAGTTCCTCCAACAAAAGCACACAACACCTCTTTGAGCCACCCAATTCCCAATCtttattattcttattcttcAAATTCACACTATTATCCTTATAAAACCAATCCATTGCATCCAAAACCAATGCAGCCGGGTCCGGAGCACATAGCAATGCACCAGGGAGCTCATCCCTGATTGTTTTTCTCTCATTTGGCCCATTTGGGTACTCAATTAAGAACTTCCTCAACCCCAACCCATCCATATTCTCACAAAAAGCCTTTAACTCGGGCCTAGGCTTAACTATTTGACCCGAACCCACGTCACCATCCTGGTCAACCCGGGTTTTGGTCATCTGGGTCGgagtttttgatgaaaaagGAGGGACCTTTGGGGTGGTTTGTGCGTTTGGCGCTTGTGAGCTTGATGGGTCAGCTGAAGGGTTTGGCTGAGTTGACTCGGCCTGTTTTTGCAACTGTTTTTGCAACTCGAGCGATTCGAGGTGTTGGAATCGTTGATTGAGCGAGTTTTGGAGGGAGGTGAAGTGGGAATCAAGTTCTGAccatgtgagagagaaagaggagaggAGGGAAGAGTGGGATTGGAGGTCATCGAAGGCCTTTTTGAGGTTCTCTTTCTTTGAGTCTATGAGTTTCAGAGCTGCTGAGATTGTCTTCAGCGTTGCCATGATTAgaacaaaaatttgggttttttttttgggaagattGGTATAACGGGATTCAAGGTTTCTGATTGAAGACAAAGTTCCAAGACCctgttgattttgtgtttgtgttacTGTTTTACGATGGGGGTGAAGTTTGCTCTGTTTCTGAGAACACGTGTTTTAAGATAGCGGTTTTAAGGTACATAGAAGAATTGTGATCTTTAAAACGACGTTTTGTCTTTCATAATGCacggttcctttttttttttttttttttgaaaagtaatgCACGGTTCGTTTAATTTAAGGAGTTTGCTTGTGATAAATCGGGCTGTAAAACATCGATTTTAAGGTGTGGgagatttgtttgtgtttgaaaAGGCTTGGGTTTATATGGCGTTTGTAGAAACTGAAATGGTTCGGTTTTTAAAATGTGTAAGCCCAGTCCAGATGTTTTAAACAGGCCAATATCATGTCCAATTAGCAAGGCctaggaagaaagaaagatgatTCTACGGCCACACTTGCCTTTTCCCAACAATAATTTcaggactaattttttttttttttttgggagaaatgaTATAttctcaatatttttacaacatattTAAAGTaataggttgttattggttgttattattgggtaaaaaagtaatcttagtcttagattcaaatttgaatcaataataattaatcacttttgatttattgtaaaaatgttgtggacgtagcattttttttttttttggatgaatgaaaaaatgaataGGGGGCAAGCTAAGTTTGCGTTCAAGactattcaggaaaaaaaaaaaaaaactaattatttcatatttctccttcccaatatatatatatatatatatttatatatagaccCAATTTGATCCACGGCCTAATAAGCCCACaacaatatatttgttagagagtgggttggataTTGAACGTTCAATGAGCTAAATGTTAATCACAATGGGATAGAGAGCAAATAAAATGATTAAGACAAGcaagtttgaaaagaaaaacagtcCTCGGTCAAGTCCAAGGAAggtatattttgatatatatatatatatatattttttttttctgacttATACAAATGTTCAAGTTCTAGGCTATCAAgttcttttttctccctcctTTTCTCCTCCCTCAGATATGgatcttcctttttcttttatatccaGCCACAAATCATCTTAATCTTACACTTGGAGGGCTGATATTTTACTCCTAAGACTCTTGTCTCATTTGGAACATACTAATAAACTTTACCCTGCAGTATTAGTTGTGTCATCATTGTTCATGGTCATTTCCTTATTAATGTAGTTAGGGGAGCGGTTGtcttgcatttaatgtggaaGAGATGACTTCTACACCCTTCTTTCTTCATCCCTCTCGTTTTTTGTGCCAAGTctgctttctttcctttttgatgTTTTAACTTCATGCGTCTCACACAACTAATGCTCGTCTCCGAGGTCCGAGTTGCATCTTTGGGAATAACCTTGACTGCCCCATTTAAATCATATTCAGGATCCTCAtcctcacaatatatatatatatatatatattaatcaatATTTCATTCTTCCTCTCAAGTAATAGTGTATACCATTATATTAAATGTTAGCTAGCCTAATTAGTAATCATAAATTTAgggacataatttttttctcaattgttGTTTTAGCTTATTATGATTAGAGTATATGTGATATTTCTCAATTTGGTTGGCAAGAATAGGAGACAAGATTTCAAAAATCATAggtattttcaaaattttaggtttTCAGATGACTAATAAgaatcacttaaaaaaaaatctcaaatcttgcaatatatagaattttaatGTCTCACCTAAAATAAGAGAATTATgatatcttctcaaaaaaaaaaggaaaaaaaagaagaagagagaattaTGATCTCCTGTGGATTAGGGTTGGAATGAGAATTATGTCTCATAATTAACCTACTACTACGGCCGAAACCCACCTCACTCAATTTGTACCCATTTAAGTATAAAGGATATTAAATATCCATCTATCTTATTTGGATGTTTGAAAGGAAATGGATAGAATGAAAAGTAATCTTTCTTTCGGGttgaatgaaaattaataaatcattttatgacgGTATTATTATGttctttctttaattaaaaaaaaataaaaacaagggCATAggtatttaagaaaaaaataatggtaTTATTAGTACTTAAAAAATTGGCGAAACTACGatattggtccctcaagtttaccATGTGTATGCAATTAGTCCCTCAAGTTTGAAATGTGCGCAATTGGTCCTTCAAGTTTTCCAAATGAGCAATATAAGTCTTTTTACTAACTGCTATTAACGGTGTTACTTATGTGGCTAACGGACAATGACTTGACACtttattttaatgatgtggcatattttaattaaaaaattacaaattaaaattacagaAATAGGGCccagcatttttttttggagcataAACTGTGATTTTATTAAATGTAAATAGAAATACAATTTAAAATGTCTTACAACACCACAAACTTCATAGCCTAACCGGGCTGATAAAgatacacacacactaacaaGACATATATTAACACAGCAACTACACAGAACTGCAACAAAATACAGAAACAGAGTAAACTAAAATGGCTAAACATTTGCAGACACTCCACGGGATGAAACAAAGTCCATAGAATCCTAGTAGAGGCATAGCAGTAAAAAAACAAGGCATGTATCATATAGCACTTCGCAGCATCTTTGCTTctcttttgttgtttctttcttttattttctttaaatgtttgatttggtttgtgttttgtggGTGAGGGTTAAACTcaaatgggttttgttttctgggtttgagattctatttttatgaattttgttttgttggtggGGTTAAATTCAactaggttttattttatttgaaacaagaagattacttttttttttttttttggtagaaaaaggaatttcattaaaactaagaaaacaaCACAGAAGAAGAACAATGTCTTATAGAATACAATCCATTCAAATCATGACTAAAGCTACTCTCTAGCTCCACAGGGGGGTTATCATAGACCAGAAAATCATCAGTCTGTGTGGCACCTTTCCTAGCAAGCCCATTAGCGCATTTGTTTGATTCACTGTAACAGTGCTTGAACTGAATGTGATTGAACCTGGTAGCCAAGAACTTACAATCATCCATGAGGGGAGACGAAGGAAGGTCAACATGCTGATTGGTAGTTAGCACATCCACAATGACCTTAGCGTCAAGTTCCACTTCCACGTCAAGATGGTTCTTCAAAAATGAAGAAGACCTTAGACCACCAGTGTCTAGGTTCATGCAAGAGagataggaaagaaaaagaaaaagaaagaagaagacaatCAGTGGGTTTTGTGCAAGAGCcggaaagggggaaaaaaaaaggtgtcaTTTAGAAGAAAAGAATTCATATTAGTGGGTCCCACGAATTTTGATATATCTACAattggtagaaaaaaaaagagttttttttttttttttttaatttggtactgttgtaaaaaaagtttctcatgtatacttttaatttgtaattttttaattaaaatatgccacatcattaaaataaaatgtcaagTCATTGTCTATTAGTCATATAAG of Quercus lobata isolate SW786 chromosome 8, ValleyOak3.0 Primary Assembly, whole genome shotgun sequence contains these proteins:
- the LOC115957521 gene encoding truncated FRIGIDA-like protein 1 isoform X2; the protein is MATLKTISAALKLIDSKKENLKKAFDDLQSHSSLLSSFSLTWSELDSHFTSLQNSLNQRFQHLESLELQKQLQKQAESTQPNPSADPSSSQAPNAQTTPKVPPFSSKTPTQMTKTRVDQDGDVGSGQIVKPRPELKAFCENMDGLGLRKFLIEYPNGPNERKTIRDELPGALLCAPDPAALVLDAMDWFYKDNSVNLKNKNNKDWELGGSKRCCVLLLEELMKIKANVSEEVRERAKELALKWIGKERNIEMHTFEVLGLLHLVAAYGLRSVFDEDDLVDYLVIIAQYRQSAVLCKVFGLGDKAADLIQKLVSKGKQLQAVKFIFEFELTEKFPPVPLLKAHLEDAKKAARKVVNDGNHSRKSLNEGIAKEVGALKSVIKVIEDHNLDSEYPRADLEGLIEKLQKRAENIKKPAAAPPAKSYQPQQHRHQQQQQSGNKRPRMDSPVSPAAAPINVGGMNSTIPQYQQSHLQSAGGILKAGIIIFFY
- the LOC115957521 gene encoding FRIGIDA-like protein 1 isoform X1 translates to MATLKTISAALKLIDSKKENLKKAFDDLQSHSSLLSSFSLTWSELDSHFTSLQNSLNQRFQHLESLELQKQLQKQAESTQPNPSADPSSSQAPNAQTTPKVPPFSSKTPTQMTKTRVDQDGDVGSGQIVKPRPELKAFCENMDGLGLRKFLIEYPNGPNERKTIRDELPGALLCAPDPAALVLDAMDWFYKDNSVNLKNKNNKDWELGGSKRCCVLLLEELMKIKANVSEEVRERAKELALKWIGKERNIEMHTFEVLGLLHLVAAYGLRSVFDEDDLVDYLVIIAQYRQSAVLCKVFGLGDKAADLIQKLVSKGKQLQAVKFIFEFELTEKFPPVPLLKAHLEDAKKAARKVVNDGNHSRKSLNEGIAKEVGALKSVIKVIEDHNLDSEYPRADLEGLIEKLQKRAENIKKPAAAPPAKSYQPQQHRHQQQQQSGNKRPRMDSPVSPAAAPINVGGMNSTIPQYQQSHLQSAGLLPEHPASYGSLSAVPYGMVGQSPTVAPYMGPSAGLYGYPGAPVGFSGDPSPSSSHLYSSEPYVPSDYYVRPTAYDGYGVPPQYHPSYYHK